A section of the Halichoerus grypus chromosome 11, mHalGry1.hap1.1, whole genome shotgun sequence genome encodes:
- the DRAP1 gene encoding dr1-associated corepressor isoform X3 encodes MPSKKKKYNARFPPARIKKIMQTDEEIGKVAAAVPVIISRALELFLESLLKKACQVTQSRNAKTMTTSHLKQCIELEQQFDFLKDLVASVPDMQGDGEDNHMDGDKGTRRMSLTIQTLMGKRRRHRPHPRPVIPLPTFRAPRHPSCPSPRLCLCPQHPRAPQHLTQRMKRTMTPSALCPPGHAPF; translated from the exons ATGCCGAGCAAGAAGAAAAAGTATAACGCGCGGTTCCCGCCG gcgcGGATCAAGAAGATCATGCAAACTGACGAAGAAATTGGGAAGGTGGCGGCGGCAGTGCCTGTCATCATCT CCCGGGCGCTTGAGCTGTTCCTGGAGTCGCTGTTGAAGAAGGCTTGCCAGGTGACCCAGTCCCGAAATGCCAAGACCATGACCACGTCCCACTT GAAGCAGTGCATTGAGCTGGAGCAGCAGTTTGACTTCTTGAAGGACCTGGTGGCCTCTGTGCCGGACATGCAGGGAGACGGGGAAGACAACCACATGGACGGGGACAAGGGTACCCGCAG GATGAGTCTGACGATACAGACACTGATGGGGAAGAGGAGACGTcacaggccccaccccaggccagtcATCCCCCTGCCCACTTTCAGAG CCCCCCGACACCCTTCATGCCCTTCACCTCgactctgcctctgcccccagcaccccCGGGCCCCTCAGCACCTGACGCAGAGGATGAAGAGGACTATGACTCCTAGCGCCCTCTGCCCCCCAGGCCACGCCCCCTTTTAG
- the DRAP1 gene encoding dr1-associated corepressor isoform X2 has protein sequence MPSKKKKYNARFPPARIKKIMQTDEEIGKVAAAVPVIISRALELFLESLLKKACQVTQSRNAKTMTTSHLKQCIELEQQFDFLKDLVASVPDMQGDGEDNHMDGDKGTRRGRKPGSSGRKNGGMGSKSKDKKLSGTDSEQEDESDDTDTDGEEETSQAPPQASHPPAHFQSPPTPFMPFTSTLPLPPAPPGPSAPDAEDEEDYDS, from the exons ATGCCGAGCAAGAAGAAAAAGTATAACGCGCGGTTCCCGCCG gcgcGGATCAAGAAGATCATGCAAACTGACGAAGAAATTGGGAAGGTGGCGGCGGCAGTGCCTGTCATCATCT CCCGGGCGCTTGAGCTGTTCCTGGAGTCGCTGTTGAAGAAGGCTTGCCAGGTGACCCAGTCCCGAAATGCCAAGACCATGACCACGTCCCACTT GAAGCAGTGCATTGAGCTGGAGCAGCAGTTTGACTTCTTGAAGGACCTGGTGGCCTCTGTGCCGGACATGCAGGGAGACGGGGAAGACAACCACATGGACGGGGACAAGGGTACCCGCAG GGGCCGGAAGCCAGGAAGCAGTGGCCGGAAGAATGGTGGGATGGGAAGCAAAAGCAAGGACAAGAAGCTGTCAGGGACGGACTCGGAGCAGGAG GATGAGTCTGACGATACAGACACTGATGGGGAAGAGGAGACGTcacaggccccaccccaggccagtcATCCCCCTGCCCACTTTCAGAG CCCCCCGACACCCTTCATGCCCTTCACCTCgactctgcctctgcccccagcaccccCGGGCCCCTCAGCACCTGACGCAGAGGATGAAGAGGACTATGACTCCTAG
- the DRAP1 gene encoding dr1-associated corepressor isoform X1: MPSKKKKYNARFPPARIKKIMQTDEEIGKVAAAVPVIISRALELFLESLLKKACQVTQSRNAKTMTTSHLKQCIELEQQFDFLKDLVASVPDMQGDGEDNHMDGDKGTRRWTVPSRRGRKPGSSGRKNGGMGSKSKDKKLSGTDSEQEDESDDTDTDGEEETSQAPPQASHPPAHFQSPPTPFMPFTSTLPLPPAPPGPSAPDAEDEEDYDS; encoded by the exons ATGCCGAGCAAGAAGAAAAAGTATAACGCGCGGTTCCCGCCG gcgcGGATCAAGAAGATCATGCAAACTGACGAAGAAATTGGGAAGGTGGCGGCGGCAGTGCCTGTCATCATCT CCCGGGCGCTTGAGCTGTTCCTGGAGTCGCTGTTGAAGAAGGCTTGCCAGGTGACCCAGTCCCGAAATGCCAAGACCATGACCACGTCCCACTT GAAGCAGTGCATTGAGCTGGAGCAGCAGTTTGACTTCTTGAAGGACCTGGTGGCCTCTGTGCCGGACATGCAGGGAGACGGGGAAGACAACCACATGGACGGGGACAAGGGTACCCGCAG ATGGACTGTACCTTCCCGAAGGGGCCGGAAGCCAGGAAGCAGTGGCCGGAAGAATGGTGGGATGGGAAGCAAAAGCAAGGACAAGAAGCTGTCAGGGACGGACTCGGAGCAGGAG GATGAGTCTGACGATACAGACACTGATGGGGAAGAGGAGACGTcacaggccccaccccaggccagtcATCCCCCTGCCCACTTTCAGAG CCCCCCGACACCCTTCATGCCCTTCACCTCgactctgcctctgcccccagcaccccCGGGCCCCTCAGCACCTGACGCAGAGGATGAAGAGGACTATGACTCCTAG
- the C11H11orf68 gene encoding UPF0696 protein C11orf68 homolog isoform X3, giving the protein MAAAAAVAGAGRGGGGGGGGGGGGAGGAEPRQERSRARGWAGAERGEGRSRMEPGEEMEEEDSPGGREDGFTAEHLAAEAMAADMDPWLVFDARTTPAAELDAWLAKYPPSQVTRYGDPGSPNSEPVGWIAAYGQGYVPNSGDVQGLQAAWEALQTSGRPITPSTLRQLAITHHVLSGKWLMHLAPGFKLDHAWAGIARAVVEGRLQVAKEFEPPSSEDYANRELPASSIPLNSCPPFRADSSPHQLEALAP; this is encoded by the exons atggcggcggcggcagccgtggcgggggcggggcgcggcggcggtggtggcggcggtggcggcggcggcggcgcaggCGGCGCAGAGCCCCGGCAGGAGCGGAGCCGGGCGCGGGGCTGGGCCGGCGCCGAGCGCGGCGAAGGCCGGAG CAGGATGGAGCCAGGTGAAGAGATGGAGGAGGAAGACTCTCCAGGCGGCCGTGAGGATGGCTTCACCGCTGAGCACCTGGCCGCAGAGGCCATGGCAGCTGACATGGACCCCTGGCTGGTGTTTGATGCCCGAACCACACCTGCTGCCGAGCTGGATGCCTGGTTGGCCAAGTACCCACCATCCCAAGTTACTCGCTATGGGGACCCTGGCTCGCCCAACTCCGAGCCTGTGGGCTGGATTGCAGCATATGGGCAGGGCTATGTCCCCAACTCGGGTGATGTGCAGGGCCTGCAGGCAGCCTGGGAAGCTCTGCAGACCAGCGGGCGGCCCATCACACCGAGTACCCTGCGCCAGCTGGCCATCACCCATCACGTGCTCTCTGGCAAGTGGCTGATGCACCTGGCGCCTGGCTTCAAGCTGGACCACGCCTGGGCTGGCATTGCTCGGGCCGTGGTCGAGGGCCGGCTTCAGGTGGCCAAG GAGTTTGAGCCCCCTAGCTCTGAGGACTACGCCAATCGGGAACTGCCTGCATCTTCGATCCCTTTGAACTCTTGCCCTCCGTTCAGGGCTGACTCAAGTCCCCACCAGCTGGAGGCTCTGGCTCCCTGA
- the C11H11orf68 gene encoding UPF0696 protein C11orf68 homolog isoform X2 yields the protein MAAAAAVAGAGRGGGGGGGGGGGGAGGAEPRQERSRARGWAGAERGEGRRMEPGEEMEEEDSPGGREDGFTAEHLAAEAMAADMDPWLVFDARTTPAAELDAWLAKYPPSQVTRYGDPGSPNSEPVGWIAAYGQGYVPNSGDVQGLQAAWEALQTSGRPITPSTLRQLAITHHVLSGKWLMHLAPGFKLDHAWAGIARAVVEGRLQVAKVSPRAREGGRQVICVYTDDFTDRLGVLEADAAIRAAGIKCLLTYKPDVYTYLGIYRANRWHLCPTLYESRFQLGGSTRGSRVLDRANNVELT from the exons atggcggcggcggcagccgtggcgggggcggggcgcggcggcggtggtggcggcggtggcggcggcggcggcgcaggCGGCGCAGAGCCCCGGCAGGAGCGGAGCCGGGCGCGGGGCTGGGCCGGCGCCGAGCGCGGCGAAGGCCGGAG GATGGAGCCAGGTGAAGAGATGGAGGAGGAAGACTCTCCAGGCGGCCGTGAGGATGGCTTCACCGCTGAGCACCTGGCCGCAGAGGCCATGGCAGCTGACATGGACCCCTGGCTGGTGTTTGATGCCCGAACCACACCTGCTGCCGAGCTGGATGCCTGGTTGGCCAAGTACCCACCATCCCAAGTTACTCGCTATGGGGACCCTGGCTCGCCCAACTCCGAGCCTGTGGGCTGGATTGCAGCATATGGGCAGGGCTATGTCCCCAACTCGGGTGATGTGCAGGGCCTGCAGGCAGCCTGGGAAGCTCTGCAGACCAGCGGGCGGCCCATCACACCGAGTACCCTGCGCCAGCTGGCCATCACCCATCACGTGCTCTCTGGCAAGTGGCTGATGCACCTGGCGCCTGGCTTCAAGCTGGACCACGCCTGGGCTGGCATTGCTCGGGCCGTGGTCGAGGGCCGGCTTCAGGTGGCCAAGGTGAGCCCACGGGCCAGGGAGGGTGGGCGCCAGGTCATCTGTGTTTACACGGATGACTTTACGGACCGCTTGGGTGTACTGGAGGCAGATGCTGCCATCCGTGCGGCAGGCATTAAGTGCCTGCTCACCTACAAGCCTGACGTCTACACCTACCTGGGCATCTACCGGGCCAACCGCTGGCACCTCTGCCCCACTCTCTATGAGAGTCGTTTTCAGCTGGGGGGCAGTACCCGCGGCTCCCGTGTGCTGGACCGCGCCAACAATGTGGAGCTAACCTAG
- the C11H11orf68 gene encoding UPF0696 protein C11orf68 homolog isoform X1, with the protein MAAAAAVAGAGRGGGGGGGGGGGGAGGAEPRQERSRARGWAGAERGEGRSRMEPGEEMEEEDSPGGREDGFTAEHLAAEAMAADMDPWLVFDARTTPAAELDAWLAKYPPSQVTRYGDPGSPNSEPVGWIAAYGQGYVPNSGDVQGLQAAWEALQTSGRPITPSTLRQLAITHHVLSGKWLMHLAPGFKLDHAWAGIARAVVEGRLQVAKVSPRAREGGRQVICVYTDDFTDRLGVLEADAAIRAAGIKCLLTYKPDVYTYLGIYRANRWHLCPTLYESRFQLGGSTRGSRVLDRANNVELT; encoded by the exons atggcggcggcggcagccgtggcgggggcggggcgcggcggcggtggtggcggcggtggcggcggcggcggcgcaggCGGCGCAGAGCCCCGGCAGGAGCGGAGCCGGGCGCGGGGCTGGGCCGGCGCCGAGCGCGGCGAAGGCCGGAG CAGGATGGAGCCAGGTGAAGAGATGGAGGAGGAAGACTCTCCAGGCGGCCGTGAGGATGGCTTCACCGCTGAGCACCTGGCCGCAGAGGCCATGGCAGCTGACATGGACCCCTGGCTGGTGTTTGATGCCCGAACCACACCTGCTGCCGAGCTGGATGCCTGGTTGGCCAAGTACCCACCATCCCAAGTTACTCGCTATGGGGACCCTGGCTCGCCCAACTCCGAGCCTGTGGGCTGGATTGCAGCATATGGGCAGGGCTATGTCCCCAACTCGGGTGATGTGCAGGGCCTGCAGGCAGCCTGGGAAGCTCTGCAGACCAGCGGGCGGCCCATCACACCGAGTACCCTGCGCCAGCTGGCCATCACCCATCACGTGCTCTCTGGCAAGTGGCTGATGCACCTGGCGCCTGGCTTCAAGCTGGACCACGCCTGGGCTGGCATTGCTCGGGCCGTGGTCGAGGGCCGGCTTCAGGTGGCCAAGGTGAGCCCACGGGCCAGGGAGGGTGGGCGCCAGGTCATCTGTGTTTACACGGATGACTTTACGGACCGCTTGGGTGTACTGGAGGCAGATGCTGCCATCCGTGCGGCAGGCATTAAGTGCCTGCTCACCTACAAGCCTGACGTCTACACCTACCTGGGCATCTACCGGGCCAACCGCTGGCACCTCTGCCCCACTCTCTATGAGAGTCGTTTTCAGCTGGGGGGCAGTACCCGCGGCTCCCGTGTGCTGGACCGCGCCAACAATGTGGAGCTAACCTAG
- the C11H11orf68 gene encoding UPF0696 protein C11orf68 homolog isoform X4: protein MEPGEEMEEEDSPGGREDGFTAEHLAAEAMAADMDPWLVFDARTTPAAELDAWLAKYPPSQVTRYGDPGSPNSEPVGWIAAYGQGYVPNSGDVQGLQAAWEALQTSGRPITPSTLRQLAITHHVLSGKWLMHLAPGFKLDHAWAGIARAVVEGRLQVAKVSPRAREGGRQVICVYTDDFTDRLGVLEADAAIRAAGIKCLLTYKPDVYTYLGIYRANRWHLCPTLYESRFQLGGSTRGSRVLDRANNVELT, encoded by the coding sequence ATGGAGCCAGGTGAAGAGATGGAGGAGGAAGACTCTCCAGGCGGCCGTGAGGATGGCTTCACCGCTGAGCACCTGGCCGCAGAGGCCATGGCAGCTGACATGGACCCCTGGCTGGTGTTTGATGCCCGAACCACACCTGCTGCCGAGCTGGATGCCTGGTTGGCCAAGTACCCACCATCCCAAGTTACTCGCTATGGGGACCCTGGCTCGCCCAACTCCGAGCCTGTGGGCTGGATTGCAGCATATGGGCAGGGCTATGTCCCCAACTCGGGTGATGTGCAGGGCCTGCAGGCAGCCTGGGAAGCTCTGCAGACCAGCGGGCGGCCCATCACACCGAGTACCCTGCGCCAGCTGGCCATCACCCATCACGTGCTCTCTGGCAAGTGGCTGATGCACCTGGCGCCTGGCTTCAAGCTGGACCACGCCTGGGCTGGCATTGCTCGGGCCGTGGTCGAGGGCCGGCTTCAGGTGGCCAAGGTGAGCCCACGGGCCAGGGAGGGTGGGCGCCAGGTCATCTGTGTTTACACGGATGACTTTACGGACCGCTTGGGTGTACTGGAGGCAGATGCTGCCATCCGTGCGGCAGGCATTAAGTGCCTGCTCACCTACAAGCCTGACGTCTACACCTACCTGGGCATCTACCGGGCCAACCGCTGGCACCTCTGCCCCACTCTCTATGAGAGTCGTTTTCAGCTGGGGGGCAGTACCCGCGGCTCCCGTGTGCTGGACCGCGCCAACAATGTGGAGCTAACCTAG